A genome region from Candidatus Zixiibacteriota bacterium includes the following:
- a CDS encoding UbiD family decarboxylase: MDLREFLKVLEREGELHRVRVPVDPRHEIGAVCKLMNEKPGSPAVVFEQPKGSAIPVVGQLLASDRRVALALGLSEREVFEETVKRASRPTPPRLVSDGPCQEIVYEGDQVDLTRLPICTNNPRDGGPYITAGHVIIKDEEYGKNLSIYRMMLVSKNEVTIRFTPGHDGYDFMKNAEKRGQKKFEVAVCIGVPPAVYVASQFEPRIGVYELEIAGGLAGAPIDVVRCRTIDLEVPAFSEFVLEGELAIPAKVGNEGPFGEFCGYTTRQVPNERIMTIKALTHRRNPIYHNIWLGKPPHEHLYVDALTYAVAAYQELKPAYPALKKAYAPPWGVSIVLILQLEKRLKRPGIVDNILGAALYTRSGKWKHVIVVDEDINIYDPNEVLWALTTRFQPATDMYVIPRGITSSLEPSATADGVTSKLMLDLTTKENFRGEVAEPEPAMREQVARRWKEYGFGG; encoded by the coding sequence ATGGATTTAAGAGAATTCCTGAAAGTCCTCGAACGCGAAGGCGAGCTGCACCGCGTCAGAGTCCCCGTCGATCCCAGGCACGAGATCGGCGCGGTGTGCAAGCTCATGAACGAAAAGCCCGGCAGCCCGGCCGTGGTCTTCGAGCAGCCGAAGGGTTCGGCGATACCGGTGGTCGGGCAGTTGCTCGCGAGCGATCGGCGCGTCGCACTGGCGTTGGGTCTCTCGGAGCGCGAGGTTTTCGAGGAAACCGTGAAGCGGGCGAGCCGTCCGACTCCGCCGCGGCTCGTGTCCGACGGCCCGTGCCAGGAGATCGTGTACGAGGGCGATCAGGTTGATCTCACCCGGCTCCCCATCTGCACCAACAATCCGCGGGACGGCGGGCCTTACATCACCGCCGGGCACGTCATCATCAAGGACGAAGAGTACGGCAAGAACCTGTCGATCTACCGGATGATGCTCGTCTCCAAGAACGAGGTCACGATTCGCTTCACCCCCGGGCATGACGGCTACGATTTCATGAAGAACGCGGAGAAGCGCGGCCAGAAGAAATTCGAGGTCGCGGTCTGCATCGGCGTGCCGCCGGCGGTCTACGTCGCCTCGCAGTTCGAGCCCCGCATCGGCGTCTACGAGCTCGAGATCGCTGGCGGATTGGCCGGCGCTCCGATCGACGTGGTCCGCTGCCGGACGATCGACCTGGAGGTCCCGGCGTTTTCGGAATTCGTCCTCGAGGGAGAGCTGGCGATCCCCGCGAAGGTCGGCAACGAAGGCCCCTTCGGTGAGTTCTGCGGCTACACGACCCGGCAGGTTCCGAACGAGCGCATCATGACCATCAAGGCGCTGACCCATCGCCGCAACCCGATCTACCACAACATCTGGCTTGGGAAGCCGCCGCACGAGCACCTCTACGTCGATGCGCTCACCTATGCGGTGGCGGCGTATCAGGAACTCAAGCCGGCCTATCCGGCGCTGAAAAAGGCGTATGCTCCGCCGTGGGGAGTCTCCATCGTTCTCATCCTGCAGCTCGAGAAGCGCCTGAAGCGGCCCGGCATCGTGGACAACATCTTGGGCGCGGCGCTCTACACCCGAAGCGGAAAATGGAAGCACGTGATCGTGGTGGACGAGGACATCAATATCTACGACCCGAACGAGGTTCTCTGGGCGCTCACCACCCGCTTCCAGCCCGCCACGGACATGTACGTGATTCCTCGCGGGATCACCAGCTCGCTGGAGCCTTCGGCGACGGCCGACGGCGTGACCTCGAAGCTGATGCTGGATCTTACCACCAAGGAGAATTTTCGGGGGGAGGTGGCCGAGCCGGAGCCGGCGATGCGCGAGCAGGTGGCGCGGCGGTGGAAAGAATACGGATTCGGAGGCTAG
- a CDS encoding LysR family transcriptional regulator, with protein MELRQLKSLCLIARYGSVKEAAKRCFLTSSAVSLQIKTLEKELGVKLFEQAGRRLVLTPKGETLREDAEKILALVREATERAVTATTEFTGKIVLVAPACLRNYYLPAIARFRATYPSIRLTILARPHTEAPSTISSGEADLAMGLFDQLMPDMEQLSLVAPKLKAIVPLRHALAFKRRVGLAELAEHPLVLLQPGTTTRKVVDGGFRKARLSLRIGMEASTCTEIKRYVANGIGVGIVHDICIDPADASRFRLLGVERFFPHPEAKLIYRRPKDLSAGEKQLVQFLQSPS; from the coding sequence ATGGAGCTCCGCCAGCTGAAGAGCCTGTGCCTGATCGCGCGCTACGGCAGCGTCAAGGAGGCCGCCAAGCGGTGCTTTCTTACCTCCTCCGCGGTCTCCCTGCAGATCAAGACGCTCGAGAAGGAGCTCGGCGTCAAGCTCTTCGAGCAGGCGGGGCGGCGGCTGGTGTTGACCCCGAAGGGGGAAACGCTGCGCGAGGACGCCGAGAAAATCCTGGCGCTCGTTCGCGAAGCGACGGAAAGAGCGGTCACCGCGACGACGGAGTTCACCGGCAAGATCGTGCTGGTCGCGCCGGCCTGCCTGCGGAATTACTATCTGCCGGCAATCGCCCGCTTCCGCGCTACCTATCCGTCCATCCGGCTCACGATCCTGGCGCGGCCGCACACGGAAGCGCCGTCGACCATCTCTTCGGGGGAGGCGGACCTCGCGATGGGGCTCTTCGATCAGCTCATGCCCGACATGGAACAGCTGTCTCTCGTCGCGCCCAAGCTGAAGGCGATCGTTCCGCTGCGCCATGCGCTGGCGTTCAAGCGGCGCGTCGGGCTGGCCGAGCTCGCCGAGCATCCCCTGGTCCTGCTGCAGCCGGGCACGACGACCAGAAAGGTCGTCGACGGCGGCTTCCGCAAGGCCCGGCTGTCGCTCAGGATCGGGATGGAGGCGAGTACCTGCACCGAGATCAAGCGCTACGTGGCGAACGGCATCGGCGTCGGCATCGTTCACGACATCTGCATCGATCCCGCGGACGCGAGCCGCTTCCGGCTGCTGGGCGTCGAGCGGTTTTTCCCGCACCCCGAAGCCAAGCTGATCTACCGCCGGCCGAAAGATCTGTCGGCGGGCGAGAAGCAGCTCGTTCAATTCCTGCAGTCTCCTTCTTAG